The Daphnia carinata strain CSIRO-1 chromosome 2, CSIRO_AGI_Dcar_HiC_V3, whole genome shotgun sequence genome has a segment encoding these proteins:
- the LOC130685986 gene encoding LOW QUALITY PROTEIN: polymerase delta-interacting protein 2-like (The sequence of the model RefSeq protein was modified relative to this genomic sequence to represent the inferred CDS: inserted 1 base in 1 codon) has product MAWSTMLCICRRTYNVVSASRIKTLVVEYSTSRTLVEVGKLETPKIQGKYDAGQLFLHRVFGYRGVILFPWSARVYDRDILANKKATKTPDSDVNTSSQIGREVKGRNHMYYQVLIDSRDCPHIRAQTEAVTFLGQQENSKSLYAIPGLDYVAHEDXLPYRTTEHQPLCHELFEKFLMPDPDKDPPFEARETLRAWQEKNHPWLELSDVHKETTENIRVTVTPFYMGCRESQSSTVFWWRYCIRLENLGELSVQLRERHWRIFSLSGTLETVRGRGVIGQEPVLSPQLPAFQYSSHISLQAPSGHMWGTFRMEREDGHTFDCRIPPFSLESKNEDNNLPTGGV; this is encoded by the exons ATGGCTTGGAGTACTATGTTATGCATTTGTCGGCGGACATATAACGTCGTGTCAGCTTCGCGAATAAAAACATTAGTGGTGGAATACTCAACCAG TAGAACTTTGGTTGAAGTTGGAAAACTGGAAACACCAAAAATTCAAGGCAAATATGATGCTGGGCAGCTTTTCCTTCATCGTGTTTTTGGCTACAGAGGTgtcattctttttccttgg TCAGCTAGAGTTTATGACCGTGATATTTTGGCTAACAAGAAAGCCACAAa AACTCCTGATTCTGATGTTAATACCTCCAGTCAAATTGGCAGAGAAGTTAAAGGCCGAAATCACATGTATTATCAGGTGCTTATTGATTCCAGAGACTGCCCTCATATT AGAGCACAAACAGAAGCAGTTACATTTTTAGGTCAACAAGAAAACAGTAAATCACTTTATGCTATTCCTGGCCTGGACTATGTTGCTCATGAAG ATCTTCCTTACCGGACCACCGAGCATCAGCCTCTTTGCCATGAGCTGTTTGAAAAATTCCTAATGCCTGATCCGGATAAAG ATCCGCCGTTCGAAGCAAGAGAGACGTTACGGGcatggcaagaaaaaaatcatccGTGGCTGGAATTGTCAGACGTCCACAAGGAGACGACAGAGAACATTCGTGTGACGGTCACGCCCTTCTACATGGGATGCCGCGAGTCGCAGAGTTCTACAGTCTTTTGG TGGCGGTACTGCATTCGACTTGAAAACTTAGGAGAACTGTCGGTACAGTTACGTGAGCGGCATTGGCGTATTTTCAGTCTTTCAGGCACTTTAGAAACCGTTAGAGGAAGAGGAGTTATTGGACAG GAACCAGTGCTGTCACCTCAACTACCCGCTTTTCAGTACAGCAGTCATATCTCCCTTCAAGCACCATCAGGGCACATGTG GGGAACTTTCCGTATGGAGAGAGAGGATGGACATACATTTGACTGTCGCattcctcccttttctttgGAAAGTAAGAACGAGGATAATAATTTACCAACTGGCGGGGTTTAA
- the LOC130685988 gene encoding cell cycle checkpoint protein RAD1-like, whose protein sequence is MTKALAGSLSASDLWEFLQLPKTSHFEIQQFDTFIMPHFSSQNMSVEQNHVLMIRMDNAKIISHILKAINFKENSVFCCTKDGLKVTVEDMKSVQLNAFIEPGIFQSYVVKEEEIKFQLNLTVLLECLNVFGSSGLQSGTSPALKLYYNGHGTPVSILLEESGVITDCKIRTVHFDPVLDYDFGTSNVVGRIIMSSECLKEVFCELDSTSDCVQFSMTPDSANFRITTFGHSGTYHVDIPKASDVIESLRCTSPVSFKYKLSLMKPSIRPLGIAQKVSLRIDDTGLLCFQFMIKVEDNHNCYIDFYCPADVDFEEDE, encoded by the exons ATGACTAAAGCACTTGCTGGAAGTTTGTCAGCTAGTGACCTTTGGGAATTTTTACAGCTACCAAAGACAAGTCACTTTGAAATTCAGCAATTTGATACATTCATCATGCCACACTTCTCGTCCCAAAATATGTCTGTAGAACAAAATCATGTCTTGATGATCCGTATGGATAATGCTAAGATCATTTCTCATATACTCAAAGCCATCAATTTTAAAGAG AATTCCGTGTTTTGCTGCACGAAAGATGGGTTGAAAGTTACTGTTGAAGATATGAAAAGTGTTCAACTGAATGCTTTCATTGAGCCAGGAATTTTCCaa AGTTACgttgtaaaagaagaagagataaaATTTCAACTTAACCTAACTGTTCTACTGGAATGCTTGAACGTTTTTGGTTCCAGTGGCCTCCAAAGCGGCACTTCACCAGCCTTGAAGCTTTATTATAATGGTCATGGAACTCCTGTCTCAATCTT GCTTGAGGAATCTGGTGTCATTACTGACTGTAAAATACGCACAGTTCATTTCGACCCAGTTTTGGATTACGATTTTGGCACTTCTAATGTAGTTGGCCGTATCATAATGAGCTCAGAATGTCTAAAAG AGGTATTCTGCGAGCTCGATTCGACCAGCGATTGTGTTCAGTTTTCGATGACTCCTGATTCCGCTAATTTTCGGATCACTACGTTTGGCCATTCAGGAACCTACCAC GTTGATATTCCAAAGGCAAGTGATGTTATCGAAAGTCTTCGTTGCACATCTCCGGTATCCTTTAA ATATAAGCTTTCCTTGATGAAACCATCTATCAGACCACTTGGAATAGCGCAAAAGGTATCGCTACGCATAGACGATACGGGACTACTTTGTTTTCAGTTCATGATCAAAGTAGAAGATAATCACAACTGTTACATTGATTTTTAC TGCCCAGCGGACGTCGACTTTGAGGAAGACGAATGA
- the LOC130685984 gene encoding mucin-2-like isoform X2, with the protein MSLEILLEAALFVERQTQGEEPNGQPDHTLIGEDVGTKLVYNSSGSALRIDETTSSVINNGAYSLDHPHVTSVIQRSGPSPPSSSSYAAIGSRHAAAFYSYQQTRSRSPSPARGAHCNGSVNVANGQRTAAASPLHSHSVSNGSSAASSQRSYQSSPKMQDAEPFAQQPSGYLNSVASSSNHHSSSSSSTSSSTHPSFPRVDDLASRSHRLEEALLRASRKSPPMPLQTSLPAATAVAASSSSSSSSSSATAAHFNAANSGRTSADELLELKKRSGAGTREVHNKLEKNRRAHLRECFEFLRKQLPAIDDKKLSNLGILKSALRHIQTLKRKEREYEHTMERLAREKIAAQQRLAALRKEVPSIPGYSGDAGSLDLTSVVPVVLHSQQVQMIHQSERDSPLTFANVQAHTIREENHYRLSGGASSSSRTRDGDQESNSGTSTASEGGDASDGEAPTADGYAQRRAAAAAARPPTTEQLLTTASQANGRPLPASPVPGSLKRPHAVVTNGGGAEELGSSEADHSRPHIRYVRASTATTSLAYATTTTMSHPAATYVTMVPTTAGGVLELTGVPIETREGAATMPGGGTALYHVRHPAMSSAIAFATSATGHHVQLATPQVLAAHHGVQLLTHGPSLKLLTAGPTTGSVRVIAASDVSTSLQPLMAVHTTSSVTGSKNSEEIAASLLNGTAATSTSGTVFCTPSGVVIPSLVALPPTEASASNNSNSSSSSSSLPTNYELPRVTTSVSTHLKNSSTIPNSSAVLSLPNGLLKATVSRSLQPVTTAGVAHVMTPIAVTRSLPLVTNMAVVGQPAKHVAHILTNSSLDKMGLLKSGSIPIIGGQYLTPATGRHLIKPVVVVAASPSTSPTTTQVVVAPRDGSTTANARPSTPQTKYPPT; encoded by the exons ATGAGCTTGGAGATTCTCCTGGAAGCCGCTCTGTTTGTGGAGCGACAAACCCAAG gcGAAGAGCCCAATGGACAGCCGGACCACACACTCATCGGCGAAGATGTCGGCACTAAATTAGTTTACAATTCAAGCGGATCTGCCCTTCGCATAGATGAGACTACGTCGTCTGTTATCAACAACGGGGCTTACTCGCTGGACCATCCGCACGTCACCAGCGTTATCCAGCGATCGGGACCGTCGCCTCCGTCTTCTTCCTCTTACGCCGCAATCGGTTCGCGTCATGCTGCGGCTTTTTATTCGTACCAGCAGACAAGAAGCCGATCGCCGAGTCCAGCTCGCGGTGCCCACTGCAACGGATCCGTGAATGTCGCCAATGGACAACGGACAGCAGCCGCTTCGCCATTACATTCCCATTCCGTTTCCAACGGCAGTTCTGCGGCTTCGTCGCAACGGTCGTACCAATCGTCTCCCAAGATGCAGGACGCGGAGCCGTTCGCGCAACAACCGAGCGGCTATCTCAACAGCGTGGCCTCTTCGTCGAACCATCATTCCTCCTCGTCGTCTTCTACCTCCTCTTCGACCCATCCCTCTTTTCCCAGGGTAGACGACCTGGCCTCGAGGAGTCACCGCTTGGAAGAAGCCTTGCTGCGGGCCAGCCGAAAAAGTCCTCCCATGCCACTGCAGACGTCCCTTCCCGCGGCCACGGCCGTAGCTGCGTCCtcctcttcgtcgtcgtcatcctCGTCGGCCACGGCGGCCCATTTCAACGCGGCAAACAGCGGCAGGACGTCGGCCGATGAGCTTCTCGAGCTGAAGAAACGCAGCGG GGCGGGGACGCGTGAAGTTCACAACAAGTTGGAGAAAAATCGCCGGGCCCACTTGCGTGAATGTTTTGAGTTTCTACGGAAACAGCTGCCGGCCATCGACGACAAGAAGCTATCGAATCTTGGCATCCTCAAGAGCGCCCTGCGCCATATCCAG ACactgaaaaggaaagaacGTGAATATGAGCACACGATGGAACGACTCGCGCGCGAAAAAATTGCCGCCCAGCAGCGATTGGCTGCTTTACGCAAAGAAGTGCCGAGCATTCCGGGCTATAGTGGCGATGCCGGTTCGCTGGATCTGACCAGTGTCGTACCCGTTGTCCTGCACAGCCAGCAGGTCCAGATGATCCATCAAAGTGAACGTGATTCGCCGTTGACGTTCGCCAACGTCCAGGCGCACACGATTCGCGAAGAGAATCATTACCGCTTGTCTGGGGGCGCTAGTAGCAGCAGCCGGACTCGCGACGGAGATCAAGAAAGCAATTCCGGTACGTCTACGGCCTCTGAGGGTGGTGATGCTAGTGACGGTGAAGCACCAACAGCGGACGGGTACGCTCAACGacgtgctgctgctgctgctgcacgACCTCCTACAACAGAACAATTATTAACGACCGCCAGTCAGGCCAACGGGAGACCATTGCCCGCCTCTCCCGTTCCGGGTTCGCTGAAACGTCCGCACGCCGTTGTAACTAATGGCGGCGGTGCGGAAGAGCTTGGATCCAGCGAGGCGGACCATTCCCGGCCGCACATTAGGTACGTGCGCGCTTCCACGGCGACGACCTCGTTGGCGTAcgcgacgacgacgacaatGTCCCATCCGGCCGCCACGTATGTCACTATGGTGCCGACGACAGCCGGGGGCGTCCTGGAGCTGACGGGCGTCCCTATTGAGACGAGGGAAGGTGCCGCCACGATGCCTGGTGGAGGTACGGCGCTTTATCACGTCCGTCATCCGGCCATGTCGTCGGCCATCGCCTTCGCCACCTCGGCAACTGGACATCACGTCCAGCTAGCCACGCCACAAGTTCTGGCCGCTCACCATGGCGTCCAGCTGCTCACTCATGGCCCATCGCTCAAACTGCTGACTGCCGGACCGACGACCGGTTCTGTGCGAGTAATTGCAGCCAGCGACGTTTCTACCTCATTGCAGCCTTTGATGGCTGTGCACACCACTTCTTCCGTTACGG GTAGCAAAAATAGCGAAGAAATCGCTGCGTCCTTGCTGAACGGAACTGCGGCGACGTCGACATCAGGAACTGTCTTTTGTACTCCGTCCGGTGTAGTGATACCGAGTTTGGTAGCCTTGCCACCCACGGAAGCATCAGCAAGCAACAATAGtaatagcagcagcagcagtagtagTTTGCCGACAAATTATGAGCTGCCACGTGTCACCACTTCCGTATCGActcatttgaaaaattcgtCCACTATTCCTAATAGTTCTGCAG TATTGAGTTTACCCAACGGATTGCTGAAAGCGACGGTTAGTCGCTCGTTGCAACCGGTGACGACCgcag gtGTGGCACACGTCATGACGCCGATAGCCGTCACGCGGTCTCTACCTCTGGTCACCAATATGGCCGTTGTGGGGCAACCAGCAAAGCACGTTGCCCATATTCTGACCAATTCCTCCTTGGACAAG ATGGGACTGCTGAAATCCGGATCGATACCCATCATTGGCGGACAGTATTTGACTCCGGCGACTGGCAGGCATCTTATAAAGCCCGTAGTGGTCGTGGCCGCTTCACCATCAACGTCGCCGACGACAACACAAGTTGTTGTAGCGCCGCGTGACGGATCGACCACGGCCAACGCTCGTCCATCCACCCCTCAGACAAAGTACCCTCCGACGTAG
- the LOC130685984 gene encoding mucin-2-like isoform X1 produces MVNESTCLKLQSMVMGVFATDELMGRSNTMTSAPKKKWIQHYMQGEEPNGQPDHTLIGEDVGTKLVYNSSGSALRIDETTSSVINNGAYSLDHPHVTSVIQRSGPSPPSSSSYAAIGSRHAAAFYSYQQTRSRSPSPARGAHCNGSVNVANGQRTAAASPLHSHSVSNGSSAASSQRSYQSSPKMQDAEPFAQQPSGYLNSVASSSNHHSSSSSSTSSSTHPSFPRVDDLASRSHRLEEALLRASRKSPPMPLQTSLPAATAVAASSSSSSSSSSATAAHFNAANSGRTSADELLELKKRSGAGTREVHNKLEKNRRAHLRECFEFLRKQLPAIDDKKLSNLGILKSALRHIQTLKRKEREYEHTMERLAREKIAAQQRLAALRKEVPSIPGYSGDAGSLDLTSVVPVVLHSQQVQMIHQSERDSPLTFANVQAHTIREENHYRLSGGASSSSRTRDGDQESNSGTSTASEGGDASDGEAPTADGYAQRRAAAAAARPPTTEQLLTTASQANGRPLPASPVPGSLKRPHAVVTNGGGAEELGSSEADHSRPHIRYVRASTATTSLAYATTTTMSHPAATYVTMVPTTAGGVLELTGVPIETREGAATMPGGGTALYHVRHPAMSSAIAFATSATGHHVQLATPQVLAAHHGVQLLTHGPSLKLLTAGPTTGSVRVIAASDVSTSLQPLMAVHTTSSVTGSKNSEEIAASLLNGTAATSTSGTVFCTPSGVVIPSLVALPPTEASASNNSNSSSSSSSLPTNYELPRVTTSVSTHLKNSSTIPNSSAVLSLPNGLLKATVSRSLQPVTTAGVAHVMTPIAVTRSLPLVTNMAVVGQPAKHVAHILTNSSLDKMGLLKSGSIPIIGGQYLTPATGRHLIKPVVVVAASPSTSPTTTQVVVAPRDGSTTANARPSTPQTKYPPT; encoded by the exons ATGGTGAATGAATCAACTTGCCTTAAGTTACAATCGATGGTCATGGGGGTGTTTGCGACAGATGAGTTGATGGGTCGTAGCAACACCATGACATCGGCAcctaaaaagaaatggattcaACATTACATGCAAG gcGAAGAGCCCAATGGACAGCCGGACCACACACTCATCGGCGAAGATGTCGGCACTAAATTAGTTTACAATTCAAGCGGATCTGCCCTTCGCATAGATGAGACTACGTCGTCTGTTATCAACAACGGGGCTTACTCGCTGGACCATCCGCACGTCACCAGCGTTATCCAGCGATCGGGACCGTCGCCTCCGTCTTCTTCCTCTTACGCCGCAATCGGTTCGCGTCATGCTGCGGCTTTTTATTCGTACCAGCAGACAAGAAGCCGATCGCCGAGTCCAGCTCGCGGTGCCCACTGCAACGGATCCGTGAATGTCGCCAATGGACAACGGACAGCAGCCGCTTCGCCATTACATTCCCATTCCGTTTCCAACGGCAGTTCTGCGGCTTCGTCGCAACGGTCGTACCAATCGTCTCCCAAGATGCAGGACGCGGAGCCGTTCGCGCAACAACCGAGCGGCTATCTCAACAGCGTGGCCTCTTCGTCGAACCATCATTCCTCCTCGTCGTCTTCTACCTCCTCTTCGACCCATCCCTCTTTTCCCAGGGTAGACGACCTGGCCTCGAGGAGTCACCGCTTGGAAGAAGCCTTGCTGCGGGCCAGCCGAAAAAGTCCTCCCATGCCACTGCAGACGTCCCTTCCCGCGGCCACGGCCGTAGCTGCGTCCtcctcttcgtcgtcgtcatcctCGTCGGCCACGGCGGCCCATTTCAACGCGGCAAACAGCGGCAGGACGTCGGCCGATGAGCTTCTCGAGCTGAAGAAACGCAGCGG GGCGGGGACGCGTGAAGTTCACAACAAGTTGGAGAAAAATCGCCGGGCCCACTTGCGTGAATGTTTTGAGTTTCTACGGAAACAGCTGCCGGCCATCGACGACAAGAAGCTATCGAATCTTGGCATCCTCAAGAGCGCCCTGCGCCATATCCAG ACactgaaaaggaaagaacGTGAATATGAGCACACGATGGAACGACTCGCGCGCGAAAAAATTGCCGCCCAGCAGCGATTGGCTGCTTTACGCAAAGAAGTGCCGAGCATTCCGGGCTATAGTGGCGATGCCGGTTCGCTGGATCTGACCAGTGTCGTACCCGTTGTCCTGCACAGCCAGCAGGTCCAGATGATCCATCAAAGTGAACGTGATTCGCCGTTGACGTTCGCCAACGTCCAGGCGCACACGATTCGCGAAGAGAATCATTACCGCTTGTCTGGGGGCGCTAGTAGCAGCAGCCGGACTCGCGACGGAGATCAAGAAAGCAATTCCGGTACGTCTACGGCCTCTGAGGGTGGTGATGCTAGTGACGGTGAAGCACCAACAGCGGACGGGTACGCTCAACGacgtgctgctgctgctgctgcacgACCTCCTACAACAGAACAATTATTAACGACCGCCAGTCAGGCCAACGGGAGACCATTGCCCGCCTCTCCCGTTCCGGGTTCGCTGAAACGTCCGCACGCCGTTGTAACTAATGGCGGCGGTGCGGAAGAGCTTGGATCCAGCGAGGCGGACCATTCCCGGCCGCACATTAGGTACGTGCGCGCTTCCACGGCGACGACCTCGTTGGCGTAcgcgacgacgacgacaatGTCCCATCCGGCCGCCACGTATGTCACTATGGTGCCGACGACAGCCGGGGGCGTCCTGGAGCTGACGGGCGTCCCTATTGAGACGAGGGAAGGTGCCGCCACGATGCCTGGTGGAGGTACGGCGCTTTATCACGTCCGTCATCCGGCCATGTCGTCGGCCATCGCCTTCGCCACCTCGGCAACTGGACATCACGTCCAGCTAGCCACGCCACAAGTTCTGGCCGCTCACCATGGCGTCCAGCTGCTCACTCATGGCCCATCGCTCAAACTGCTGACTGCCGGACCGACGACCGGTTCTGTGCGAGTAATTGCAGCCAGCGACGTTTCTACCTCATTGCAGCCTTTGATGGCTGTGCACACCACTTCTTCCGTTACGG GTAGCAAAAATAGCGAAGAAATCGCTGCGTCCTTGCTGAACGGAACTGCGGCGACGTCGACATCAGGAACTGTCTTTTGTACTCCGTCCGGTGTAGTGATACCGAGTTTGGTAGCCTTGCCACCCACGGAAGCATCAGCAAGCAACAATAGtaatagcagcagcagcagtagtagTTTGCCGACAAATTATGAGCTGCCACGTGTCACCACTTCCGTATCGActcatttgaaaaattcgtCCACTATTCCTAATAGTTCTGCAG TATTGAGTTTACCCAACGGATTGCTGAAAGCGACGGTTAGTCGCTCGTTGCAACCGGTGACGACCgcag gtGTGGCACACGTCATGACGCCGATAGCCGTCACGCGGTCTCTACCTCTGGTCACCAATATGGCCGTTGTGGGGCAACCAGCAAAGCACGTTGCCCATATTCTGACCAATTCCTCCTTGGACAAG ATGGGACTGCTGAAATCCGGATCGATACCCATCATTGGCGGACAGTATTTGACTCCGGCGACTGGCAGGCATCTTATAAAGCCCGTAGTGGTCGTGGCCGCTTCACCATCAACGTCGCCGACGACAACACAAGTTGTTGTAGCGCCGCGTGACGGATCGACCACGGCCAACGCTCGTCCATCCACCCCTCAGACAAAGTACCCTCCGACGTAG